The Synergistaceae bacterium sequence CCCTGGTGGGCATGATCAGCGGAAGCGCGGCCACAAACGTGGCGACCTCCGGGGCCTTCACCATCCCCTTGATGAAAAAAGTCGGCTACAGGGCTTATTTTGCTGGCGCAGTAGAGGCCGCGGCCTCCACGGGAGGACAGATCATGCCCCCCGTCATGGGAACGGGGGCCTTCATCATGGCGGAATTTCTGGGAATCCCCTACATCCGCATAGCCACCGTCGCCATCATCCCGGCCGTTCTTTATTTCGCGGCGGTCTACTTTCAGGTGGATATTCGGGCGCGCAAAATCGGCCTGAGAGGCCTGCCGGAGGACCAGATTCCAAAGGTGGGGAAAACCGTACGGCGTTATGGGCACATGTTCATTCCCATCGTCATTCTGGTGTGGCTTCTGATGGAGCAGTTCACGCCTCTTTACGCCGCTTTTTACTCTCTGCTGGCGACCTGGGCCCTTTCTCTGTTCCATCGGGAAACCCGTCTCGGACCGTCGAAGCTGCTTCCCATGGCGGTAAACTCCGCTCGCTCCTGCATCAGCCTCAGCGTCGCCATGGCCAACGCGGGATTTGTCGTCGCGGTTCTGTCCATGACGGGCATCGGAATCATCCTTGCGGACAATATCGTTCTTCTGTCCCGAGGCTACCTTTTCGTGGCCCTGATTCTCTGCATGGTGGTGTCGATCATTCTGGGCATGGGGCTTCCCACCAGCGCCTGTTACATCATCGCCGCCAGCATCGCGGTTCCCATTCTTCGGGAGATGAAAGTTCCCAACCTGCAGGCGCACATGTTCGTTTTCTATTACTCCTGCCTTTCGACGGTGACGCCTCCCGTGGCTCTGGCCTCCTACGTGGCGGCGGGGCTTTCGGGCTCCGGAACCAACGAGGTGGGCTGGGCGGCCTTCAAACTGGCTCTGGCGGGGTTCATCGTTCCCTTCTTCTTCATCTATTCTCCCGCGATTCTGCTGGAGGCGGACAGCGCCACGACCATTGTCTGGGCAGCGGCGACGGGACTTTTGGGGACGGCGCTTCTCTCGATTTCCGTCGAGGGTTATTTAAAGAGACCCCTTGCCATACCCCTGCGGATTTTATTTTTCATGGCGGCCCTTGCCCTGATTCACCCCGGCCTGATGACGGACTGCGTCGGATTCACTTTGGGAGCGCTGGGAGCGGGATACGTTTTTTACACTGAAGGAAAAAACGGAGGAGCTCGGACTCCTGCGTAAAGTGGCGGTAACATACTGTAAAGGAGGTCGTTGAAGGTGAACAGATTCATGAAGGCGGCAGCATGGGGTGTCGTGGCGGTACTTTGCATGACGGGAGGCGCTTTCGCGGCGGAGACGTACATTACGATGGGGACGGCCGGCGTGGGAGGAATGAACTATCCCGTGGGCATGGCAATGGCCAAAATATGGAACGCCGAAATCCCGAACATGAAGGCGGTTGCCATCTCCACGGCGGGCGCGGTTCAGAATATCGACATGCTTCGCACGAAGGACATTGAGGTGGCGACCTGCAGGCCCGTGGAAGCCTACCGGGCCATCAACGGCATCGAAAAATACAAGGAGAAGATGCCCTGGATTCGTGCGCTGAGCGGCGGCGTGACGGCTGACGCGAAACAGGTTCTCGCCCTGAAGAACGCCAACATTTCCTCCGTCACCGATTTCAAGGGCAAACGCGTGGCGGTGGGGCCGGTGGGCAGCGGCGGCGAGGCTGACTCCCGGGAGATTTTCGCGGCCTACGGACTGACCTACAAGGATTTCACGCCGGAATACGTGGAGGCCGGCCAGGCGGTGGAAATGATGCAGGACGGGCTCATTGAGGGCGCCATTCTGGGACTGACCCCGGGCGCGTCCGCCGTCAGCGAGCTGATGCTCTCCGGCAAGGTCGTGATTCTGCCTCTGTCCGACGAGGCTTTCGTCAATTTGCAGAAGGGAAATCCCTTCATCCGGCGGAGGACGATTCCAAAGGGGATTTATCCCAATCAGGACTACGAAATCCTGACGGCCGGAGATCCCCCCGATCTCGTGGTCTGCCGCGAGGATCTTCCTGAAGAGCTGGCCTATCAGATGACGAAGGCCATTTATCAGCCGAAGAACATGGAGCAGATTCGCGCCGTGGCCGCCGCCGTCCGGCAGTTCGGCCCGGATCTGGTGGACCAGCCCGAAAACCTGATGCTCCCCTACCATCCCGGAGCGCTGCGCTTTTTCAAGGAGATCGGATGGATCAAATAAGCAATTCCAATAAGCAGTTGCAGTTGCAGTACAAAACGCGTCCCCCGTTTCAGAGGGGACGCGTTTTTTGATTGCCTTCGTCTGACGGAGCGGAGCCGGATCAACGGACTTTCCGGGACCGATGTTTAGGGATTTCGGGCGCCGAAGACGCCACATCGACGACAGGGGGCTGAGAGAGCTTCGAGAGGGCTTTCAGGGTCCGATCCCGTCCATGAACGAGGTGCGCCTCCAGGGTCCTGAGCACGTCGTCCACCTTGCCACTCAGCAGGGCATCCACGATAAGAAGATGCTCTTTGGAGACCTCCACGAGAATGTTCTCGTCCGGAGGCATGCTTTCCGCGAAATAGCGGACTCGACGGGCATGTTCCACCAGATTGCGGAGGGCTTCCCGGACCAGATCGTTCTCCGCCCGGTCGCGAAGAAGCTCGTGAAGCTCCTGATCGATTTCCTGATAAAGCTCGAAGTTCGAGGGATTCGCCAGATGATACTCTATCCGGTCCCTCAGGCGATGCAGGTCTTTCGGATCGATGCGCGGAACGGCCTCGCGGGCGACGCACTGTTCCAGAATCGCGCGAAATTCCCAGACGTCGCGGACCATTTTCTCATCAATGGCGGAAACCATGGCGCCCCTGTTGCGTACCATGTTGACAAGCCCGACGCTGTTCAGGCGAACCAGAGTCTCCCGCACAGGGGTGCTGCTGACGCCCATTTCCTCCGCCAGTTTTTCAATCTGCAGCATCGTCCCCGGGGGATAGTAATTATTCAAAATCCGCTCTTTCAGGGTCTGATAGATTTGCTCTCCAAACGACAGGAAGACTTTTGCAGCCATTTACCCGTCACCTTTCCCTTTCTGATGTGACCCGTGTGCATACGCGGGGACAGTCCAACTCTCTTACATATTATTTTTTATAGAATCCATTATAGTATAACAATTTGAAATCTGGAAAATATGACTTCTGCAAAATTCATCGACACGAAAACACCTTTGAAGGGAAATATTGCTCCCTATTTTCTCCGTATTTTTGCATATTAGTAATAATATTTTTGCATTTTGCAATATATGTTATGTTATAATTGTTAAATTATTTCATCTTTATTCTTTATTATTATCAATTCTGTCATTCTCTGAAAATGAAAAGGAATTACAAAAGAGGAAAATAACAACAGGGAAAGGAATGTCCGCCTGATGCGTGCAGAGGACGAGAGACCGGTCGAAAATCAGGAGTTGAATTCGAAACTGGCCAGGCTGGATTCGGATTTTGGGATATGGGAGCCCAAGGGGTTCTGGAAAAAAATCGTTTTTCTGATCGCGGTGACTTTCTCCTGTTTTCAGCTTTACACGGCGATTTTCGGGTCGCTGGCGCCGCAGCTTCAGCGTTCGATCCACCTGGGCTTTGCCCTTGTCCTGGCGTATATTCTTTTTCCGGCAGGACGGGGAAAGCACGAGAGAGGGCCCGCCGTTTTGTCGATAATATTTGCGCTCGCCAGTATCGCCGTCGTCGCTTACTGGAACGTCTTTTACCTCGACATCATCCAGCGGGCGGGGGAAATGACGCAGGTCGATTTTGCCGTCTCCCTCGCGGCCACGCTGCTTGTCCTCGAAGCCACGCGAAGAACCTGCGGCCTGCCTGTTTTGTTTTTGGGGATCATGGCGCTTCTGTACTGTTATTTCGGAAACTACATTCCCGGTTTCTTCAACCACCGCGGATTTCGTATGCTTCGCATTTTCACCTACATGTACCTGAGCACGGAGGGGATCCTCGGAGTTCCCATCGGCGTCGTCAGCAATTTTGTCTTTCTGTTTCTTCTGTTCGGCGCTTTTCTGTCCAGGACGGGAGTTTCCGTCTTTTTCAACGATTTCGCCAACGCGATCTGCGGCGGCTCGGTTGGAGGCCCCGCAAAAGTGGCCGTGGTGAGCAGCGCTCTTCAGGGAATGATTTCGGGAAGTTCCATCGCCAACGTGGTGGGCTCCGGCAGCTTCACTATCCCTGCCATGAAGAAAACCGGATACACCCCGGAATTTGCCGCGGCCGTCGAGGCTTCGGCCTCCACCGGCGGACAGCTGATGCCTCCTGTCATGGGAGCGGCGGCCTTTTTAATGGCTGAATTCACGGGAATTTCTTATGGAAAAATTGCGCTTTCCGCGGCTATTCCCGCGCTTCTCTATTTTACGGGGATCTTCATGTCCGTTCATCTGGAGGCTAAACGCCTGGGGCTGAAAGGCCTGCCCCGGGAGGAGATTCCCGCTCTCCTTCCGCTGCTGTTCCGCCGGGGCATCCTTTTCACGCCCATTATCGTCATCGTCGCGGTGCTGGGATCGGGATACACGCCCATGAGGGCCGGACTGCTGGGCATCGTGACCTCCATTGTCGTGGGGGCTTTGTTCAGGGAAAGCCGCATCGGCGTCCGCGACGTGTTCGAATGCCTGCAAAACGGCGCGAAGCTGGCGATTGGGGTAGCGGCGGTGAGCGCAACCGCCGGTATCATCGTAGGCAGCATCACCCTCACCGGCCTCGGGCTCAAAATGGCCAACGGACTGGTGGAGCTCGCCAACGGAAATCTGCTGCTCACGATGTTTTTCACCATGATTTCCTCCCTCATTCTGGGCATGGGAGTTCCGACCACCGCCAACTACGTCATCACCTCCACCATTTGCAGCATGGCGCTCATACAGCTCAACGTCCCCATTATCGCCGCTCATTTATTTGTCTTTTATTTTGGAATTATCGCCGACATCACGCCTCCCGTGTGTTCCGCCGTTTTTGCCGGAGCGGCGATTGCCCGGGCCAACCCCATGAAAGCGGGAATCAACGCCACAAAACTGGCGATCGGAGCCTTTATCGTCCCCTACATGTTCGTGCTGTCTCCGGAGCTGGTGCTTGTGGACGTGCACTGGTTCGACCTGATGAGAATCACGATTGGCGCTTTGATGGGAATGTTTTGTGTCGCCAGCGCCATTCAGGGGTGGTTCCAGGGGGAACTCAACCTGTTTTTCCGCTTCGTTCTTCTGACGAGCGGTATTCTGCTCATTCATCCGGGATACTTCAGCGACATCACAGGACTGATCTGCGTCGCCGCTCTGTTTCTGTATTCAAAATGGCGTACCCGAACGGTTCAGGCGAATTCATCGCGGTAAAAAAACAGGAGGAAAATATCTTGAAAACAGATATGGCGGATTTCTGGGCAAATCGTAAAAAAAGAGAAGAGCTGGCTTCACTGCTCGAAAATGTGATCAATATCTACAGCCCCAGCGGAGACGCGGCATCTGTCACAAAAGTGGGGGACATTTTTGCCAGAGAGTACTCAAACCTGGGGTTTACCGTAAAACGAATCCCCCAGGGAGAGTACGGAAGCCACCTGGTGGCGGAGCTGAAAGGGACGGAATCAGGCCCCTGCGTCCTGTTGATGGGTCATATGGATACGGTTGAATCCTCTCACCCTCAGGACCGAAAATTTGACCTGAAGGGCGACATTGCCAGAGGACTTGGCGTTTTGGACATGAAGGGCGGTCTGGTGACAATGCTTTACGGCGTTCAATCCTTTCTGGAGGCATACGGCCCCGATTTTCCCGGAACGATACGCGTTTTTTACAACGCCGACGAGGAAGTGGGTTCGCCGGCGTCCCGACCGCTGCTCCCCTCCGTTTTGAAAGGCGTCACCGCGGCGCTGGTGGCGGAACCGGCCAAGCCGGACGGAGCCGTCAAATTCGTCCGCAAGGGCTGCGGAATTTTCCGGATTCGGGTCAGAGGACGGGCCTCCCATGCCGGTTCAGCTCCCGATGAGGGACGAAGCGCCATTCGGGAACTGATGGAGAAGCTCATAGCGATGGAGAACCTGAAGGGCGGGGGAACGACCATAAATACGGGCGTTATTCATGGAGGCATGAGTCCCTGGATCGTTCCGGAGGAGGCGTTTGCCGCCATCGACGTTCGCGTCCCCACCGTCGAAGAACGCCGGCGGATTGAGAAGGAGCTGGAGGCCATCCGACGCAAAAACTGGGTTCCCGACACCGAAACGGTCATCGAAGGGGAGTTTCACCGCCCGCCCATCACACTGATCCCGGGCAGCCGCGAGCTTATGGAGATTCTGCGCAAAAACGCCGAAGCCATCCAGGCGCCCGTCTCCTTTCCCGAGGACCCCGAAGGCGCGGTGGGAGACATCAACAACATCGTGGACTCCGGCATTCCCGGCGTGGACGGCATCGGTCCACTGGGCTCCGGCGCCCACTCCGAGGACGAGTATATCCTCTTTTCCAGCCTCTATGACAGAGGACACCTGACGAGTCTGACCCTGAAATCCCTGCTGGACGGAGATTTGACGAAAACTCCGGCGACCTCCGGAACCCCCAAATCCTGACCTGAACGAAAGGCGGCGCGCTATGCTGACGAAAATTTTGGAATACGCGCAGAGTTTTGGAGATTCTCTGGGGATGGTCGTTCGGGACATTCCCGGCGGCGGAGCGGTGACGCTCAACGAAAACCGGCGTTTTCCGTCGGCAAGCATCATCAAGGTCCCCATCATGTGGGAGTATTTCCGCAAACTTTCCGAGGGGGGCTTCAAATCGGAGGATCGATATATCCTGAAGAATGACGTCAAGGTCGGCGTTTCCCGCTACGACTGCGGCATTCTGCGGGAGATGCACGAGGGCATGGAGCTCACGTACTTCGATATCCTCTCCCTTATGATCATCATCAGCGACGACACGGCCACCAATATTCTCATCGACCTGCTTGGCATGGACAACATCAACGCGACCATGCGGAGCCTGGGGCTGAAAAACACGTTCATCCGCCGCGTCATGATGGACTACGACAAAGTTCGGGCCGGCATCGACAACGAAACCACTGCCGGAGATATGGACGCGCTGCTCATGCTGATGGTCACCGAAAACGAGCGCATGAAACCGGAGTACCGGCAGCAGATGCTGACCGTCCTGTCGAAACAGCAGATCAACACGGCCATTCCTCTGTTTCTCCCTGAGACCCTTAAAATCGCGCACAAAACGGGCTGCATCCCGGAATTCGATCTGGAACACGACGTCGGCATCGTGTACAGCCCCCAGGAGGAACCCCTGCTCGCGATTTCCCTGATGAGTAAAAACCTGCGGGACAGCAGGACGGCCTTTGGGACCATCGCAAAAATGGCGTATGACCTTCTCAGATGAAACTGCGAAAGAACCGCAAACCGTCTCGCAAACGCGAATACGGTCTCAACATGCGGACTTTCCGAAAAATAAATTTCGCCGGATAAGAAAAAGGAGGCAGAACCGGCAAAACAATACAAAAAATAATACAACCCGATTTATATTTTATTATTTTATGGAGGTGCAAAAATATGTGCAGGAAAAAAATGGTTGCGGTGGTACTTCTGGCGTGTGTGTTTGCGATGCTTTCGTGTTCATCGGTGATGGCGGCTCCACAGCGGCTGATTATCGCCACGGCCGGCGTTTCGGGATCCTATTATCCCTTCGGAGGGGCTCTGGCGAAAATATGGACGTCCAAACTGAAGGACAAAGTTTCGGTGGCGGCGCAGGCCACAGGCGGAGCCATTGAGAACACCAAGCTCATGGAGGGCGGCGAGGTGGAGCTGGCCCTGACGCAGAACGATTTGGCGGATTACTCCTGGAAACAGCAGCATATGTTTACCAAAGAATACAGAAAACAGCGGGCCATCGCCACACTTTTCCCCGAAGTCATTCATATTTTCTCCCTTCGCAGTTCCGGCGCCGATAACATCGCGGCTCTGAAGGGGAAGAGAATTTCCATGAGCCAGCAGGGCAGCGGCGGATTGATCAACTCTCAGCAGATTTTCAGTCATTACGGATTCTCGGAAAAAGACGTGCAGCCCTTTTATCTCTCCAACGTCGACGCGGTAGACCGTATGAAGGACGACCTGCTGGACGCCATTTTTGTGACCACCGGAGCCCCCAACGCCACCTATCAGGACCTCTGCTTCGCCAAGGACGTGGCGATTCTGGGCATGTCGGACGCGGATGTGGCCGCGATTACAAAGCAGTATCCCTTCTATCAGAAATATGTCATTCCTCAGACGGATTACGCCAAACAGAAAGGCGACGTCCAGACCGTGGCGGTGCAGGCCATATTGATCGCGTCGGAAGACCTCGACGATGAACTGGTGTATCAAATGACGAAGACGCTGTGGGAAAGCCGGGAAGAGCTGATCACCGCCATGGCGAAAGCCTCCTACATGGACCCCCAAAATCCCCTCAAAAGCGTCACCATCCCCATCCATAAAGGCGCGGAAAAATATTACAGGGAAAAAGGCCTGATAAAGTAAAATCCTGTGAAGGCTCAGGGGAACAGAATTTACTTCGCAAAATTTCGGCCCTCTGCTCTTCGGGCCTTCCTTACGTCAATTTCTTACGTCAGAGTATATAAATTGATCGAATCAGGAGGAGAATTCAGGTGAAAAAATCTGTGGTTTCATTCGTTGTACTGTTGCTTGCCATGCTGTCGTCAGTTTTTCCGTCCTGGGGTTCGGACACCATCAAAGTCGGAGAGATCGCCACACTGACAGGTGATTTTTCGGCCTATGGCATAGCGGAGGCCGAGTCGGTCAAAATCGCGGTGGAAGAAATCAATGAGAAAGGTGGAATACTGGGGAAGAAAATCGAACTGATCGCGTACGACTGCCGCGGCCGGCAGGAGGACATGGTAAACGCGGCCCGGCGCCTGGTTGGACAGGATAAGGTCGTGGCGGTCGTCGGCCCCAGCATAAGCGGCATATGCATGGCGGGCGCGCCTATTTTCAACAGCGGACATGTGCCCAACCTCGGAACCCTCCCCACAAACCCGCTGGTCACCGTCGACGAAACGGGCAAAGTCCGCCCTTACAACTTCCGCATCTGCTTCCTTGATCCCTACCAGGGCCGGATGATAGCCTACTTTGCGGCTAAGGACCTGAAATCCAAAAAAGCGGCGATTCTTTACGACGTTTCCAGCGACTACTCGCAGGGCCTGAGGGAGTTCTTCGTCTCCAGTTTTAAAGAATACGGCGGAGAAATCGTAGCAGACGAGGGATTTCGCGGAGAGGACGTGGATTTCCGGTCCCAGCTCACCAACTTCAAAAACAGCGGCGCGGACGTGATTATCTATCCCTTTGGAGGAAAACCCCTGCCTCTGGCAGTCAAACAGGCGCGCGAAATGGGACTGAATCAACCCATCGTGGGCGGCGACGGTTATGGTGGCTTCATGTGGGAGATCGCGGGAGACGCGATGCGCGACTCTTACTGGGTCAGTCACGTGGACCGCGACGACCCTGTTCTCAAGCCCTTTTTTGACAAATATAAGGAAAAGACGGGCACCGAATGTCAGGAATTTATGAACGCCGTTATGGCTTATGACTGCGTTTACTGGCTCAAAGACGCTGTTGAACGCGCAGGAAGCGACGACCCCGTGAAGGTGCGTGACGCGCTCGAAGCCACGAAGGGATTGAAACTGATGCACGCCGTTCTTACGATGGACGAATTTCATAATCCGAAAGACAAGGACGGTGTCATATTGGTCGCCGACACCGCTCAGAAGAAGGCCCTCTTTTTCAAAAAAATCCGTCCTGAATGAGCAGATTGCATGATAACTGATCATGCCACTTGAGTAACAGCGGATTGCGTAAGGGGGCGGAGGCTGTCTTGAGCGAGCCTCCGCCCCCTGTGTTACAGCCGTTACATTTTGAAGCGGGAGAGGGACTCTTTCAGCGAAGAGGCCATATTCTCCAGACTTTCCGCCGTGTGGGAGACCTGATGGGAGGCCTCCAGCGTTTCCGTCGCGTCGTTCCTGATGC is a genomic window containing:
- a CDS encoding TRAP transporter permease; amino-acid sequence: MRAEDERPVENQELNSKLARLDSDFGIWEPKGFWKKIVFLIAVTFSCFQLYTAIFGSLAPQLQRSIHLGFALVLAYILFPAGRGKHERGPAVLSIIFALASIAVVAYWNVFYLDIIQRAGEMTQVDFAVSLAATLLVLEATRRTCGLPVLFLGIMALLYCYFGNYIPGFFNHRGFRMLRIFTYMYLSTEGILGVPIGVVSNFVFLFLLFGAFLSRTGVSVFFNDFANAICGGSVGGPAKVAVVSSALQGMISGSSIANVVGSGSFTIPAMKKTGYTPEFAAAVEASASTGGQLMPPVMGAAAFLMAEFTGISYGKIALSAAIPALLYFTGIFMSVHLEAKRLGLKGLPREEIPALLPLLFRRGILFTPIIVIVAVLGSGYTPMRAGLLGIVTSIVVGALFRESRIGVRDVFECLQNGAKLAIGVAAVSATAGIIVGSITLTGLGLKMANGLVELANGNLLLTMFFTMISSLILGMGVPTTANYVITSTICSMALIQLNVPIIAAHLFVFYFGIIADITPPVCSAVFAGAAIARANPMKAGINATKLAIGAFIVPYMFVLSPELVLVDVHWFDLMRITIGALMGMFCVASAIQGWFQGELNLFFRFVLLTSGILLIHPGYFSDITGLICVAALFLYSKWRTRTVQANSSR
- a CDS encoding TAXI family TRAP transporter solute-binding subunit is translated as MCRKKMVAVVLLACVFAMLSCSSVMAAPQRLIIATAGVSGSYYPFGGALAKIWTSKLKDKVSVAAQATGGAIENTKLMEGGEVELALTQNDLADYSWKQQHMFTKEYRKQRAIATLFPEVIHIFSLRSSGADNIAALKGKRISMSQQGSGGLINSQQIFSHYGFSEKDVQPFYLSNVDAVDRMKDDLLDAIFVTTGAPNATYQDLCFAKDVAILGMSDADVAAITKQYPFYQKYVIPQTDYAKQKGDVQTVAVQAILIASEDLDDELVYQMTKTLWESREELITAMAKASYMDPQNPLKSVTIPIHKGAEKYYREKGLIK
- a CDS encoding class A beta-lactamase-related serine hydrolase translates to MLTKILEYAQSFGDSLGMVVRDIPGGGAVTLNENRRFPSASIIKVPIMWEYFRKLSEGGFKSEDRYILKNDVKVGVSRYDCGILREMHEGMELTYFDILSLMIIISDDTATNILIDLLGMDNINATMRSLGLKNTFIRRVMMDYDKVRAGIDNETTAGDMDALLMLMVTENERMKPEYRQQMLTVLSKQQINTAIPLFLPETLKIAHKTGCIPEFDLEHDVGIVYSPQEEPLLAISLMSKNLRDSRTAFGTIAKMAYDLLR
- a CDS encoding M20 family metallopeptidase, whose product is MKTDMADFWANRKKREELASLLENVINIYSPSGDAASVTKVGDIFAREYSNLGFTVKRIPQGEYGSHLVAELKGTESGPCVLLMGHMDTVESSHPQDRKFDLKGDIARGLGVLDMKGGLVTMLYGVQSFLEAYGPDFPGTIRVFYNADEEVGSPASRPLLPSVLKGVTAALVAEPAKPDGAVKFVRKGCGIFRIRVRGRASHAGSAPDEGRSAIRELMEKLIAMENLKGGGTTINTGVIHGGMSPWIVPEEAFAAIDVRVPTVEERRRIEKELEAIRRKNWVPDTETVIEGEFHRPPITLIPGSRELMEILRKNAEAIQAPVSFPEDPEGAVGDINNIVDSGIPGVDGIGPLGSGAHSEDEYILFSSLYDRGHLTSLTLKSLLDGDLTKTPATSGTPKS
- a CDS encoding GntR family transcriptional regulator; this translates as MAAKVFLSFGEQIYQTLKERILNNYYPPGTMLQIEKLAEEMGVSSTPVRETLVRLNSVGLVNMVRNRGAMVSAIDEKMVRDVWEFRAILEQCVAREAVPRIDPKDLHRLRDRIEYHLANPSNFELYQEIDQELHELLRDRAENDLVREALRNLVEHARRVRYFAESMPPDENILVEVSKEHLLIVDALLSGKVDDVLRTLEAHLVHGRDRTLKALSKLSQPPVVDVASSAPEIPKHRSRKVR
- a CDS encoding ABC transporter substrate-binding protein, which produces MLSSVFPSWGSDTIKVGEIATLTGDFSAYGIAEAESVKIAVEEINEKGGILGKKIELIAYDCRGRQEDMVNAARRLVGQDKVVAVVGPSISGICMAGAPIFNSGHVPNLGTLPTNPLVTVDETGKVRPYNFRICFLDPYQGRMIAYFAAKDLKSKKAAILYDVSSDYSQGLREFFVSSFKEYGGEIVADEGFRGEDVDFRSQLTNFKNSGADVIIYPFGGKPLPLAVKQAREMGLNQPIVGGDGYGGFMWEIAGDAMRDSYWVSHVDRDDPVLKPFFDKYKEKTGTECQEFMNAVMAYDCVYWLKDAVERAGSDDPVKVRDALEATKGLKLMHAVLTMDEFHNPKDKDGVILVADTAQKKALFFKKIRPE
- a CDS encoding TRAP transporter permease; the protein is MKEDSSKAGGREENPSPEEQGERVLREASAENRYRTDMEPFWKYSVLTLSCIFVLYHIITSRFGMPLMFKHRAIHLGVILCLTWLYYPASKRSIQRRPSVLDMILIAASAAVSLYTVFNVDSFALRGGVALPRDYVFGAVAIVLVLEACRRVAGKGLLILAVVFLLYAWLGRYVPGVLSHRGYSIQRIIYQMYLTTEGIYGLPIGIASTYLVLFIVFSSMLEKSGLGTLFNDVALAWGGRHVGGPAKVAVIGSALVGMISGSAATNVATSGAFTIPLMKKVGYRAYFAGAVEAAASTGGQIMPPVMGTGAFIMAEFLGIPYIRIATVAIIPAVLYFAAVYFQVDIRARKIGLRGLPEDQIPKVGKTVRRYGHMFIPIVILVWLLMEQFTPLYAAFYSLLATWALSLFHRETRLGPSKLLPMAVNSARSCISLSVAMANAGFVVAVLSMTGIGIILADNIVLLSRGYLFVALILCMVVSIILGMGLPTSACYIIAASIAVPILREMKVPNLQAHMFVFYYSCLSTVTPPVALASYVAAGLSGSGTNEVGWAAFKLALAGFIVPFFFIYSPAILLEADSATTIVWAAATGLLGTALLSISVEGYLKRPLAIPLRILFFMAALALIHPGLMTDCVGFTLGALGAGYVFYTEGKNGGARTPA
- a CDS encoding TAXI family TRAP transporter solute-binding subunit; this encodes MNRFMKAAAWGVVAVLCMTGGAFAAETYITMGTAGVGGMNYPVGMAMAKIWNAEIPNMKAVAISTAGAVQNIDMLRTKDIEVATCRPVEAYRAINGIEKYKEKMPWIRALSGGVTADAKQVLALKNANISSVTDFKGKRVAVGPVGSGGEADSREIFAAYGLTYKDFTPEYVEAGQAVEMMQDGLIEGAILGLTPGASAVSELMLSGKVVILPLSDEAFVNLQKGNPFIRRRTIPKGIYPNQDYEILTAGDPPDLVVCREDLPEELAYQMTKAIYQPKNMEQIRAVAAAVRQFGPDLVDQPENLMLPYHPGALRFFKEIGWIK